Proteins found in one Anopheles aquasalis chromosome 3, idAnoAquaMG_Q_19, whole genome shotgun sequence genomic segment:
- the LOC126574642 gene encoding dosage compensation regulator isoform X1, with translation MTDMKSFFMIWCQKNVVEPSFEVRPTGPKHRQRFLCEVRLSGYNYTGVGNSTNKKDSEKNAARDFVHYLVRIGKIAEESLPAGCGTVPAGPSGQQAEGGSGSGSGSGSGSGQAGPSRAPRLPNQMNPFMKGFMPQDLGQAYRPYIPSKEEIKQEKDNMEAAESLDVNASNHGNWTIDTARSKLNQWMQANKIKSDFRFTSIGPDHAKSFIAEMTVYVKELNRNITGRMSGSNKQSASKSCALSIVRQLYHFGVIEAFTGSMKSAKSSEQVAAYPVRITQQLAQRVHECLRELGIEPIKVVSNAPMESMSLLHPLDDALRKPQRLNLQQPTAVISWSPPVPNWNPWLACNIDEGYLANTSLDQLSDDLLHEHRSRIAGDKSLQMSLEARGKLPIATMRDEIMRTIYDNPVVLIRGSTGCGKTTQIAQFILEDYINSGQGAYCNVCVTQPRRISAVSVSERIANERCENLGVAVGYAVRFDAVLPRAYGSILFCTIGVLLRRLESGLRGVSHVIVDEIHERDVNSDFLLVVLRDMVHTYPDLRVILMSATIDTTMFSRYFGDCPVLQVEGRTFRVQQFFLEDCIELLNFMPTPSELAKSYGDGGGGAGRRKRPKDSEADDEGGEGGALAIGPNGKVVEECSNMNQLIDERRYSQRTKLAMSMLDEEEPSFELIDSLIDYIDRQGRPGAVLVFLPGWNLIFGLMKHLQPRRNLVVLPLHSQLPRDDQRKVFAHYGQQRKVILATNIAETSITIDDVVYVIDTCKARMKMFTSHNNMTSYATVWAAKTNLEQRKGRAGRVSPGMCFTLCSRARFERLEENLTPEMFRTPLHELALSIKLLRLGAIGQFLSKAIEPPPLDTVIEAEMLLKEMKCLDEKEQLTPFGRILARLPIEPRLGKMMILSTLFGLCDPITTMAAYSSTFSEIFQLEVGQRRLASYQRALAGNMYSDYVAMIVAFEMWSRKRNIGEEAEIRFCEWKGLQLSTLRTIAEAKRQLLDNLIQAGFPEGSMQVQRFDTQSPDEELAMTMGLLCVGLYPNVCLHREKRRVLTTESKAAIIHKTSVNCGGNNNSNNIMASSSAGTCFPYPFFVFGEKIRTRAVSCKQMSMVAPIQLLLFGCKRVEWINNSNGNSMVQLDNWLNLDMDPGDAAMILALRPAIQDLLVRISEQPDSIGSLDSKFVSLLRTIRALCQFDAGDYQIQRPKAQHEMEQHKQPRLDEDRGRGYDTGRHYGMGGGDGGGGPSRNSGMPYGGGSRGGGRYFNSGPYGGDMNPQRTGGGYGRW, from the exons ATGACGGACATGAAGTCGTTCTTTATGATCTGGTGCCAGAAGAACGTGGTAGAACCGTCGTTCGAGGTGCGACCAACCGGGCCCAAGCATCGGCAGCGATTCCTGTGCGAAGTGCGCCTCTCTGGATACAATTACACCGGCGTCGGGAATTCGACCAACAAGAAGGACTCGGAGAAAAATGCCGCCCGGGATTTCGTGCACTACCTGGTGCGAATTGGTAAGATTGCGGAAGAAAGTCTGCCCGCGGGTTGCGGCACGGTGCCGGCTGGCCCATCCGGGCAGCAAGCGGAAGgcggtagtggcagtggcagcggaagCGGTAGCGGCAGTGGCCAAGCGGGACCGTCGCGGGCGCCGAGACTGCCCAACCAGATGAACCCTTTTATGAAGGGGTTCATGCCGCAGGACCTCGGCCAAGCCTATCGACCGTACATACCGTCGAAGGAAGAGATAAAGCAGGAAAAGGATAACATGGAGGCGGCCGAATCGCTCGACGTGAACGCCTCGAACCACGGAAACTGGACGATCGATACCGCACGCTCGAAGCTGAACCAGTGGATGCAGGCtaacaaaatcaaatcggactTCCGGTTCACCTCCATCGGTCCCGATCATGCCAA GAGTTTCATTGCAGAGATGACGGTGTACGTGAAGGAGCTGAATCGCAACATTACCGGCCGCATGTCGGGCTCCAATAAACAATCGGCCAGCAAATCCTGTGCCCTGTCCATCGTTCGCCAGCTGTACCATTTTGGCGTGATCGAAGCATTCACTGGCTCGATGAAGAGTGCCAA GTCATCGGAACAGGTCGCAGCATATCCGGTTCGCATTACGCAACAGCTCGCTCAACGGGTGCACGAGTGTCTGCGGGAATTGGGCATCGAACCGATCAAGGTTGTTTCGAATGCACCGATGGAATCCATGAGCCTGTTGCATCCGCTGGACGATGCACTTCGTAAGCCGCAGCGGCTAAACCTGCAGCAACCGACGGCCGTAATATCGTGGTCACCGCCCGTGCCCAACTGGAATCCCTGGTTGGCGTGCAACATCGACGAGGGCTACCTGGCGAACACATCGCTCGATCAGCTGAGCGATGATTTGCTGCACGAACATCGGAGCCGTATTGCGGGCGATAAATCGTTGCAGATGAGCCTCGAGGCGCGCGGTAAACTCCCGATCGCAACGATGCGCGATGAAATTATGCGAACCATCTACGACAatccggtggtgctgatcCGGGGCAGCACGGGTTGCGGCAAAACGACACAGATTGCCCAATTCATTCTCGAGGACTACATTAACTCCGGGCAGGGCGCCTACTGTAACGTGTGCGTCACGCAACCGAGACGCATCAGTGCGGTCAGCGTGTCGGAGCGGATTGCCAACGAACGGTGCGAAAACTTGGGAGTTGCCGTAGGATACGCGGTACGGTTCGATGCCGTGCTCCCCCGTGCTTACGGATCGATATTGTTCTGCACCATTGGAGTGTTGCTGCGTAGGCTGGAGTCGGGTTTGCGAGGCGTCTCGCACGTCATTGTGGACGAGATTCATGAGCGCGACGTGAACAGTGACTTCCTGCTGGTCGTGCTGCGTGATATGGTGCACACGTACCCGGATCTGCGCGTCATACTGATGTCCGCCACGATCGATACGACGATGTTTTCACGCTACTTTGGTGACTGCCCAGTGCTGCAGGTCGAGGGACGCACCTTCCGCGTTCAGCAATTCTTCCTCGAGGATTGCATTGAGCTGCTCAACTTCATGCCGACACCGTCGGAGCTGGCCAAGAGCtatggagatggtggtggtggcgctggtcgCCGTAAGCGCCCCAAGGATAGCGAGGCGGATGATGAAGGAGGTGAAGGGGGTGCGCTCGCCATCGGACCGAATGGAAAGGTGGTGGAGGAATGCTCTAACATGAATCAATTGATCGACGAACGTCGTTACAGTCAGCGAACGAAGCTGGCCATGAGTATGCTGGACGAGGAGGAGCCTTCGTTTGAGCTGATCGATTCCCTGATCGATTACATCGACAGACAGGGAAGACCCGGTGCGGTACTGGTGTTTCTGCCGGGCTGGAATTTAATCTTTGGCTTGATGAAGCACTTGCAACCGAGGCGGAACCTAGTAGTGCTGCCCCTTCACTCGCAGTTGCCACGTGACGATCAGCGCAAAGTGTTTGCCCATTACGGTCAGCAGCGGAAGGTGATCTTGGCTACGAACATTGCCGAGACGTCGATCACAATCGATGATGTCGTGTATGTGATCGACACCTGTAAGGCGCGCATGAAAATGTTCACATCGCACAACAACATGACCAGCTATGCCACGGTTTGGGCCGCAAAAACTAATCTCGAGCAGA GAAAAGGACGAGCAGGCCGAGTTAGTCCTGGTATGTGCTTCACGCTTTGCTCACGGGCACGGTTCGAGCGGCTGGAGGAAAATCTAACACCGGAGATGTTCCGGACGCCGCTGCACGAGCTTGCCCTTAGCATCAAGCTGTTGCGACTCGGTGCGATCGGACAGTTCCTATCGAAGGCCATTGAACCGCCACCGCTCGATACAGTGATCGAGGCGGaaatgctgctgaaggagatGAAGTGTCTGGATGAGAAGGAGCAGCTGACACCGTTTGGTCGAATTCTAGCTCGACTCCCCATCGAACCACGGCTCGGGAAGATGATGATACTCAGCACCCTGTTCGGTCTGTGCGATCCGATCACAACGATGGCCGCCTACTCGAGCACGTTCTCGGAAATCTTCCAGCTTGAGGTCGGTCAACGGCGGCTTGCTTCGTACCAGCGGGCCCTAGCCGGCAACATGTATTCGGACTATGTCGCTATGATTGTGGCATTTGAA ATGTGGAGTCGCAAGCGAAACATTGGCGAGGAAGCGGAAATACGTTTCTGTGAGTGGAAGGGACTGCAGCTGTCGACGCTACGTACGATCGCCGAAGCGAAGCGCCAGCTGCTGGACAATCTCATCCAGGCCGGTTTCCCCGAAGGGTCGATGCAGGTCCAACGGTTCGATACCCAGTCTCCCGATGAGGAACTCGCCATGACGATGGGACTGCTGTGCGTCGGTCTCTATCCGAACGTGTGCCTGCATCGCGAGAAGCGCCGCGTGCTGACGACAGAGTCGAAAGCCGCCATCATCCATAAAACATCCGTAAATTGTGGTGGcaacaataacagcaacaacataatGGCATCGTCCAGTGCTGGCACCTGCTTCCCGTACCCCTTCTTTGTGTTTGGCGAAAAGATACGCACCAGGGCTGTGTCCTGTAAGCAGATGTCGATGGTTGCCCCGATTCAGCTGCTACTGTTCGGTTGTAAGCGAGTTGAGTGGATCAACAATAGCAACGGGAATTCCATGGTGCAGCTCGATAACTGGCTGAATCTCGATATGGATCCGGGCGATGCAGCCATGATCCTTGCGCTACGGCCAGCCATCCAGGACCTGCTGGTACGCATCTCGGAGCAACCGGACAGTATTGGTTCGTTGGATTCGAAGTTTGTCAGCCTGCTTCGGACGATCCGTGCGTTGTGTCAGTTTGATGCCGGAGACTACCAGATCCAGCGACCGAAGGCACAGCACGAGATGGAGCAACATAAGCAACCCCGGTTGGATGAGGACAGGGGCCGTGGCTATGATACGGGAAGGCACTACGGAAtgggcggcggcgacggcggtggcggcccaTCGCGAAACTCTGGAATGCCCTACGGAGGGGgcagccgtggtggtggtcgttatTTTAACTCTGGACCATATGGAGGCGATATGAATCCCCAGAGGACAGGCGGTGGATACGGTAGATGGTAA
- the LOC126574642 gene encoding dosage compensation regulator isoform X2 — translation MTVYVKELNRNITGRMSGSNKQSASKSCALSIVRQLYHFGVIEAFTGSMKSAKSSEQVAAYPVRITQQLAQRVHECLRELGIEPIKVVSNAPMESMSLLHPLDDALRKPQRLNLQQPTAVISWSPPVPNWNPWLACNIDEGYLANTSLDQLSDDLLHEHRSRIAGDKSLQMSLEARGKLPIATMRDEIMRTIYDNPVVLIRGSTGCGKTTQIAQFILEDYINSGQGAYCNVCVTQPRRISAVSVSERIANERCENLGVAVGYAVRFDAVLPRAYGSILFCTIGVLLRRLESGLRGVSHVIVDEIHERDVNSDFLLVVLRDMVHTYPDLRVILMSATIDTTMFSRYFGDCPVLQVEGRTFRVQQFFLEDCIELLNFMPTPSELAKSYGDGGGGAGRRKRPKDSEADDEGGEGGALAIGPNGKVVEECSNMNQLIDERRYSQRTKLAMSMLDEEEPSFELIDSLIDYIDRQGRPGAVLVFLPGWNLIFGLMKHLQPRRNLVVLPLHSQLPRDDQRKVFAHYGQQRKVILATNIAETSITIDDVVYVIDTCKARMKMFTSHNNMTSYATVWAAKTNLEQRKGRAGRVSPGMCFTLCSRARFERLEENLTPEMFRTPLHELALSIKLLRLGAIGQFLSKAIEPPPLDTVIEAEMLLKEMKCLDEKEQLTPFGRILARLPIEPRLGKMMILSTLFGLCDPITTMAAYSSTFSEIFQLEVGQRRLASYQRALAGNMYSDYVAMIVAFEMWSRKRNIGEEAEIRFCEWKGLQLSTLRTIAEAKRQLLDNLIQAGFPEGSMQVQRFDTQSPDEELAMTMGLLCVGLYPNVCLHREKRRVLTTESKAAIIHKTSVNCGGNNNSNNIMASSSAGTCFPYPFFVFGEKIRTRAVSCKQMSMVAPIQLLLFGCKRVEWINNSNGNSMVQLDNWLNLDMDPGDAAMILALRPAIQDLLVRISEQPDSIGSLDSKFVSLLRTIRALCQFDAGDYQIQRPKAQHEMEQHKQPRLDEDRGRGYDTGRHYGMGGGDGGGGPSRNSGMPYGGGSRGGGRYFNSGPYGGDMNPQRTGGGYGRW, via the exons ATGACGGTGTACGTGAAGGAGCTGAATCGCAACATTACCGGCCGCATGTCGGGCTCCAATAAACAATCGGCCAGCAAATCCTGTGCCCTGTCCATCGTTCGCCAGCTGTACCATTTTGGCGTGATCGAAGCATTCACTGGCTCGATGAAGAGTGCCAA GTCATCGGAACAGGTCGCAGCATATCCGGTTCGCATTACGCAACAGCTCGCTCAACGGGTGCACGAGTGTCTGCGGGAATTGGGCATCGAACCGATCAAGGTTGTTTCGAATGCACCGATGGAATCCATGAGCCTGTTGCATCCGCTGGACGATGCACTTCGTAAGCCGCAGCGGCTAAACCTGCAGCAACCGACGGCCGTAATATCGTGGTCACCGCCCGTGCCCAACTGGAATCCCTGGTTGGCGTGCAACATCGACGAGGGCTACCTGGCGAACACATCGCTCGATCAGCTGAGCGATGATTTGCTGCACGAACATCGGAGCCGTATTGCGGGCGATAAATCGTTGCAGATGAGCCTCGAGGCGCGCGGTAAACTCCCGATCGCAACGATGCGCGATGAAATTATGCGAACCATCTACGACAatccggtggtgctgatcCGGGGCAGCACGGGTTGCGGCAAAACGACACAGATTGCCCAATTCATTCTCGAGGACTACATTAACTCCGGGCAGGGCGCCTACTGTAACGTGTGCGTCACGCAACCGAGACGCATCAGTGCGGTCAGCGTGTCGGAGCGGATTGCCAACGAACGGTGCGAAAACTTGGGAGTTGCCGTAGGATACGCGGTACGGTTCGATGCCGTGCTCCCCCGTGCTTACGGATCGATATTGTTCTGCACCATTGGAGTGTTGCTGCGTAGGCTGGAGTCGGGTTTGCGAGGCGTCTCGCACGTCATTGTGGACGAGATTCATGAGCGCGACGTGAACAGTGACTTCCTGCTGGTCGTGCTGCGTGATATGGTGCACACGTACCCGGATCTGCGCGTCATACTGATGTCCGCCACGATCGATACGACGATGTTTTCACGCTACTTTGGTGACTGCCCAGTGCTGCAGGTCGAGGGACGCACCTTCCGCGTTCAGCAATTCTTCCTCGAGGATTGCATTGAGCTGCTCAACTTCATGCCGACACCGTCGGAGCTGGCCAAGAGCtatggagatggtggtggtggcgctggtcgCCGTAAGCGCCCCAAGGATAGCGAGGCGGATGATGAAGGAGGTGAAGGGGGTGCGCTCGCCATCGGACCGAATGGAAAGGTGGTGGAGGAATGCTCTAACATGAATCAATTGATCGACGAACGTCGTTACAGTCAGCGAACGAAGCTGGCCATGAGTATGCTGGACGAGGAGGAGCCTTCGTTTGAGCTGATCGATTCCCTGATCGATTACATCGACAGACAGGGAAGACCCGGTGCGGTACTGGTGTTTCTGCCGGGCTGGAATTTAATCTTTGGCTTGATGAAGCACTTGCAACCGAGGCGGAACCTAGTAGTGCTGCCCCTTCACTCGCAGTTGCCACGTGACGATCAGCGCAAAGTGTTTGCCCATTACGGTCAGCAGCGGAAGGTGATCTTGGCTACGAACATTGCCGAGACGTCGATCACAATCGATGATGTCGTGTATGTGATCGACACCTGTAAGGCGCGCATGAAAATGTTCACATCGCACAACAACATGACCAGCTATGCCACGGTTTGGGCCGCAAAAACTAATCTCGAGCAGA GAAAAGGACGAGCAGGCCGAGTTAGTCCTGGTATGTGCTTCACGCTTTGCTCACGGGCACGGTTCGAGCGGCTGGAGGAAAATCTAACACCGGAGATGTTCCGGACGCCGCTGCACGAGCTTGCCCTTAGCATCAAGCTGTTGCGACTCGGTGCGATCGGACAGTTCCTATCGAAGGCCATTGAACCGCCACCGCTCGATACAGTGATCGAGGCGGaaatgctgctgaaggagatGAAGTGTCTGGATGAGAAGGAGCAGCTGACACCGTTTGGTCGAATTCTAGCTCGACTCCCCATCGAACCACGGCTCGGGAAGATGATGATACTCAGCACCCTGTTCGGTCTGTGCGATCCGATCACAACGATGGCCGCCTACTCGAGCACGTTCTCGGAAATCTTCCAGCTTGAGGTCGGTCAACGGCGGCTTGCTTCGTACCAGCGGGCCCTAGCCGGCAACATGTATTCGGACTATGTCGCTATGATTGTGGCATTTGAA ATGTGGAGTCGCAAGCGAAACATTGGCGAGGAAGCGGAAATACGTTTCTGTGAGTGGAAGGGACTGCAGCTGTCGACGCTACGTACGATCGCCGAAGCGAAGCGCCAGCTGCTGGACAATCTCATCCAGGCCGGTTTCCCCGAAGGGTCGATGCAGGTCCAACGGTTCGATACCCAGTCTCCCGATGAGGAACTCGCCATGACGATGGGACTGCTGTGCGTCGGTCTCTATCCGAACGTGTGCCTGCATCGCGAGAAGCGCCGCGTGCTGACGACAGAGTCGAAAGCCGCCATCATCCATAAAACATCCGTAAATTGTGGTGGcaacaataacagcaacaacataatGGCATCGTCCAGTGCTGGCACCTGCTTCCCGTACCCCTTCTTTGTGTTTGGCGAAAAGATACGCACCAGGGCTGTGTCCTGTAAGCAGATGTCGATGGTTGCCCCGATTCAGCTGCTACTGTTCGGTTGTAAGCGAGTTGAGTGGATCAACAATAGCAACGGGAATTCCATGGTGCAGCTCGATAACTGGCTGAATCTCGATATGGATCCGGGCGATGCAGCCATGATCCTTGCGCTACGGCCAGCCATCCAGGACCTGCTGGTACGCATCTCGGAGCAACCGGACAGTATTGGTTCGTTGGATTCGAAGTTTGTCAGCCTGCTTCGGACGATCCGTGCGTTGTGTCAGTTTGATGCCGGAGACTACCAGATCCAGCGACCGAAGGCACAGCACGAGATGGAGCAACATAAGCAACCCCGGTTGGATGAGGACAGGGGCCGTGGCTATGATACGGGAAGGCACTACGGAAtgggcggcggcgacggcggtggcggcccaTCGCGAAACTCTGGAATGCCCTACGGAGGGGgcagccgtggtggtggtcgttatTTTAACTCTGGACCATATGGAGGCGATATGAATCCCCAGAGGACAGGCGGTGGATACGGTAGATGGTAA
- the LOC126574644 gene encoding uncharacterized protein LOC126574644, producing the protein MGTNSPGTPKKCRLILQQCLAIQLTKPGSPPEDFWMYDSGYTIFQNFLSANLQCWWNAPLAAATKVLKYLGHIAPGMLLITAEPCALEIIRSAYARSVLKPPATYLISSVGDIDDCIVTPIVQTQFTPLTEALCDVIMELTSQGQSATIENIRNRLRSRFTHMQQPSVEVIYDTLVQLMQEIKIYQTSKGYFIVTPEKRRYKSNGTGLEYGFTGDLNGSAGSNGTPGAGTKESKTLLMSSHEALSSLYGEISTERAGDQTHQCIQTNLADVICGGNPNDKILYARTTSSSSNKLRSSSFPSNGKTLERRHSLRFFGSSKRLQRSASTRSLSKNYAQTIGKDGTIGTNGGGGPAPGTATMPQGGSPGGPVESSLDAAKKQASSQSLLSRIFRRSTRSKSKSKQIETYSAQFPPPEWFNSKTTHLHSVGTQTTDYLDFPIKSRLLNSTFYDSSDVSQRSLSLPRRRHHHRRNLSSESTFFISSRDCSPVRRGKSPASGSSYYCGSLPRSIHSTPGSSSYYKSSTRSSTKQLASADKLHHNGSSSSNSQPKMEHHQHHGTSSSISRSNASRNPGPASGPSSIDSGKMTYATTTSGPSSFDSEKLSSTRTSTHSSLESHVSSSTITTAIQQHQHQQQQTSSGGPGSPAGGSPAAHQQASPSRISMEAKANGGTVTTVLTAVASTTKSNNSTNNNSSISNGYKRYETTFGYTSGLGSATRRTPPTTNTASPTTPPSTGGGGGGGTHRLSLTKPIDHLAALSESLLQFRLKGDSLNGTGAPNRTNDGTTLPPSDGSGTRKTTKTTTTTAVIRTVPIQGPPPSQQDHTTTTPVPATNGQPEQNRYNKNSTMNNSKVMPPMQPTAGVPPVQPPNFFYKNVLKNIQHDSKNFCGDLAIEKTRYGEEGGLYELPPCNTNLRRSNSEIKKLNSNHDPPLKNHADELAGGLLSSSPKYNGSSYHHQQQQHQHQQHLGGSLQTPQSALQPPQLSGLIVMKKSLSVSSEPNLLANGGDKGRSQQITIMVKENAGGAQDTGNESDGPVGKRSGGASVIGLDRRFSFQCNRPTDEPPELLEEMYEFPSLSDLSFNFTSLAAQKILQGDASLNSIDTLVELNINQEKQQTLMRLKSDACLLAAKTASKNGTATDEPLADTGGKVMTDFGMV; encoded by the exons gTGATATCGACGACTGTATCGTGACGCCGATCGTCCAAACACAGTTTACACCGCTGACGGAGGCACTTTGTGATGTGATCATGGAGCTTACGTCCCAGGGCCAGTCCGCCACGATCGAGAACATACGGAATCGGCTGCGTTCGAG GTTCACACACATGCAACAACCATCGGTAGAGGTGATCTACGATACGCTGGTGCAACTGATGCAGGAAATCAAAATCTACCAAACATCCAAAGGATACTTCATCGTGACACCAGA GAAACGACGCTACAAATCCAACGGCACCGGACTGGAGTATGGATTCACGGGCGATCTAAACGGTTCCGCCGGAAGCAACGGAACACCCGGCGCCGGTACGAAGGAATCAAAAACGCTACTCATGAGTAGCCACGAGGCGCTGAGCAGCCTGTACGGAGAGATATCGACGGAGCGTGCCGGTGACCAGACGCACCAGTGCATTCAAACCAATCTGGCCGACGTCATCTGTGGCGGTAATCCGAACGATAAGATCCTGTACGCTCGGaccactagtagcagcagcaacaaactcCGCAGCTCATCCTTCCCCAGCAATGGCAAGACGCTCGAGCGGCGCCACAGTTTACGGTTCTTTGGTTCCTCCAAGCGACTCCAGCGTTCCGCCTCAACGCGCAGCCTTTCAAAGAACTACGCGCAGACGATCGGGAAGGATGGAACGATTggaacgaacggtggcggtggtccggCACCAGGGACTGCCACAATGCCTCAAGGAGGTAGCCCCGGTGGTCCGGTAGAATCGTCGCTAGATGCAGCAA aaaaacaagCCTCATCGCAGTCCCTGCTGTCCCGTATCTTCCGCCGCAGTACCCGCTCCAAGAGCAAATCGAAACAGATCGAAACGTACTCGGCCCAGTTCCCACCGCCGGAGTGGTTCAACTCGAAAACCACTCACCTGCACAGTGTCGGAACCCAGACAACGGACTACTTG GATTTTCCAATCAAGTCACGCCTGCTCAATTCCACGTTCTACGACAGCTCGGATGTAAGCCAGCGGTCACTGTCACTACCGCGGCGCcggcaccatcaccggcgTAATCTGTCCAGCGAATCCACCTTCTTCATTTCGTCGCGCGACTGCTCACCGGTGCGCCGTGGCAAGAGTCCAGCCTCGGGCTCGTCGTACTACTGTGGCAGCTTGCCCCGGTCGATCCACTCGACGCCCGGCAGCAGCTCGTACTACAAATCGTCGACCCGGAGCAGCACGAAGCAGCTCGCGTCCGCCGACAAGCTGCACcacaacggtagcagcagcagcaacagtcagcCAAAGatggagcaccaccagcaccatggcaccagcagcagcatcagcagatcGAATGCTAGTCGCAACCCTGGACCGGCCAGCGGTCCGTCCAGTATCGACAGTGGCAAGATGAcgtacgccaccaccacgtccgGCCCGTCCAGCTTCGATAGCGAGAAGCTATCATCCACCCGGACCAGCACCCATTCCAGCCTCGAATCGCACGTTtcgtcttccaccatcacaaccgccatccagcagcaccagcaccagcaacaacaaacgagtTCCGGTGGTCCAGGTAGCCCGGCGGGtggatcaccagcagcacaccagcaggcCAGTCCGAGTAGGATATCGATGGAAGCGAAGGCCAACGGTGGCACGGTAACGACCGTTCTGACGGCCGTCGCTTCCACAACCAAATCCAACaattccaccaacaacaacagcagcatcagcaacggaTACAAACGGTACGAGACCACCTTCGGATACACCAGCGGCTTAGGAAGTGCCACGAGGCGAACACCGCCAACGACCAACACGGCGTCCCCGACGACACCACCgagtaccggtggtggtggtggtggtggtacccaTCGCCTTAGCCTtacgaaaccgatcgatcaccTTGCGGCCCTCAGTGAGTCCTTGCTACAGTTCCGGCTTAAAGGGGACTCCCTGAACGGAACCGGTGCGccaaatcgaacgaacgatggaacAACCCTTCCACCTTCCGACGGATCAGGCACACGAAAGacaacgaaaacgacgacTACAACGGCCGTCATCCGTACGGTTCCAATacaaggaccaccaccatcgcagcaaGACCACACAACTACGACCCCTGTACCGGCCACTAACGGACAGCCCGAGCAGAATCGCTACAACAAGAACAGCACGATGAACAACAGCAAGGTGATGCCACCGATGCAACCCACTGCCGGTGTACCGCCGGTACAGCCACCGAATTTCTTCTACAAAAACGTGCTGAAAAACATTCAGCACGATAGCAAGAACTTTTGCGGTGATCTGGCGATCGAGAAGACACGGTACGGCGAGGAAGGTGGATTGTACGAGTTGCCACCGTGCAACACCAATCTGCGCCGTTCCAACTCCGAGATCAAGAAGCTGAACTCGAACCACGATCCACCGCTGAAGAATCATGCCGACGAGCTGGCCGGTGGTTTGCTATCGAGCAGTCCCAAGTACAACGGATCCTCCtaccatcaccaacagcagcagcaccagcaccagcagcatctgggAGGATCACTACAAACTCCGCAAAGCGCATTGCAACCACCGCAGCTCAGTGGACTGATCGTGATGAAGAAGAGCCTCTCCGTGTCTAGCGAACCGAATCTGCTGGCAAACGGTGGTGACAAAGGACGATCACAGCAGATCACGATCATGGTGAAGGAGAACGCTGGCGGTGCGCAGGACACGGGCAACGAAAGTGATGGACCGGTGGGCAAACGAAGCGGCGGAGCCTCGGTAATCGGGCTGGATCGACGATTCAGCTTCCAGTGCAACCGTCCAACCGATGAACCACCGGAGCTGCTCGAGGAGATGTACGAGTTCCCTAGCCTGTCCGATCTGAGCTTCAACTTTACCTCGCTGGCCGCCCAGAAGATCCTACAAGGGGACGCCAGCCTCAACAGTATCGACACGCTGGTGGAGCTGAACATTAAccaggagaagcagcagacgTTGATGCGGCTCAAAAGTGACGCCTGTCTACTAGCGGCCAAAACGGCGTCTAAAAATGGGACCGCAACGGACGAACCCTTGGCCGATACCGGTGGGAAGGTGATGACCGACTTCGGCATGGTTTAG
- the LOC126574658 gene encoding uncharacterized protein KIAA1143 homolog, whose amino-acid sequence MPKRNVAFIKPEEPSFLKKIKEQIGYREGPSIEDKREAIENYEDSDEEEKDDEKPQVVVIKDGDLTAEEAAQAFQEESERPADLTQKIVFKSKKSKDDKAEEKPKPVPKADKKMKKARRKEQQSKLSFNDEDEEEDN is encoded by the exons ATGCCCAAACGAAATGTGGCCTTTATCAAACCGGAGGAGCCAAGTTTTCTGAAGAAAATCAAAGAACAGATTGGCTACCGGGAGGGCCCATCGATAGAGGACAAG CGTGAAGCAATCGAAAACTATGAAGATTcggacgaggaagagaaggacgaTGAAAAGCCCCAAGTGGTGGTCATCAAGGACGGCGATCTGACCGCAGAAGAAGCCGCCCAGGCGTTTCAGG aggaaagcgaaaggccaGCCGATCTAACCCAAAAGATTGTGTTTAAATCGAAAAAGTCAAAAGATGATAAAGCTGAGGAAAAGCCGAAGCCTGTGCCCAAGGCGGataaaaagatgaaaaaagcACGGAGGaaagagcagcagagcaaacTATCGTTTaacgacgaagatgaagaagaagataattAG